The following coding sequences are from one Maniola jurtina chromosome 14, ilManJurt1.1, whole genome shotgun sequence window:
- the LOC123871957 gene encoding uncharacterized protein LOC123871957, with protein sequence MPTSAVYQPTTVTYEQQPSDQRWNCPISYFSRRVTSSLNRAVCIRLGLCLLGSTLFIVGLACAIAGGVQYSNWSASPTPTPESESGVSTLIIGGVLLCVGLLFAAMGIWAWSARWGGGNETPASGAAALTALNPSTDPLVAAQYAPVRDAPPAPDDEMRNLMDNKECLSSAEESDKMLDGRPSVA encoded by the exons ATGCCGACCAGTGCCGTTTACCAGCCGACGACGGTGACCTACGAGCAGCAGCCTAGTGACCAGCGCTGGAACTGCCCTATCAGTTACTTCTCACGACGAGTGACAAGTAGCCTGAATCGCGCAGTCTGCATACGACTCGGCCTTTGCCTTTTGGGCAGCACTTTGTTTATTGTTG GACTGGCGTGTGCAATAGCTGGAGGCGTACAATACTCCAACTGGTCAGCATCGCCCACGCCAACACCCGAGAGCGAGAGTGGTGTGTCGACGCTTATCATCGGCGGAGTATTGCTGTGCGTTGGATTACTGTTTGCAG CAATGGGCATTTGGGCATGGTCTGCTCGCTGGGGAGGCGGTAACGAGACTCCGGCCAGCGGAGCCGCCGCGCTCACAGCGCTCAACCCGTCCACCGACCCGCTGGTGGCCGCGCAGTACGCGCCGGTGCGggacgcgccgcccgcgcccgacGACGAGATGCGCAACCTCATGGACAATAAGGAATG ctTGAGCAGTGCAGAAGAAAGCGACAAGATGTTAGATGGCCGGCCGTCGGTCGCATAA